The Rhodococcus sp. X156 genome window below encodes:
- the dapA gene encoding 4-hydroxy-tetrahydrodipicolinate synthase, translating into MTSGVPSAAAGRPFGRVLTAMVTPFTPDGALDLDATAALAVSLVKQGCDGLVVCGTTGESPTTTDAEQNEVLRAVLSAVGPDVGVIAGVGTNDTAHTIELARAAAESGAHGLLVVTPYYSRPSQEGLVAHFGAVASATDLPVMLYDIPARSIVPIENDTMLRLAEHPNILAVKDAKGDLRGGAEVISQTELAYYSGDDPLNLPWLSVGAVGFVSVISHVMAGPLRQMLDAYESGDVVRARQLNAQTLPLVRIMSQLGGVSFSKAALRVTGVDVGVPRLPQIAPSAAQLELLSAEMRRSGLLVGGAA; encoded by the coding sequence ATGACCTCCGGTGTTCCCTCTGCTGCTGCCGGGCGCCCTTTCGGCCGTGTGCTCACTGCCATGGTGACGCCGTTCACCCCTGACGGGGCCCTCGATCTCGATGCCACTGCGGCGCTGGCCGTCAGCCTGGTCAAGCAGGGCTGCGACGGCCTCGTGGTGTGCGGAACCACCGGTGAGTCGCCCACCACCACCGACGCCGAGCAGAACGAGGTGCTGCGGGCCGTGCTGTCCGCGGTGGGCCCGGACGTCGGCGTCATCGCTGGAGTCGGCACCAACGACACCGCGCACACCATCGAGCTCGCCCGCGCCGCGGCCGAGTCGGGTGCGCACGGGCTGCTCGTGGTCACTCCCTACTACTCCCGGCCCTCACAGGAGGGTTTGGTCGCGCACTTCGGTGCCGTGGCCAGCGCGACGGACCTGCCGGTGATGCTCTACGACATCCCTGCTCGCTCCATCGTGCCCATCGAGAACGACACCATGCTCCGGCTGGCTGAGCACCCGAACATCCTCGCGGTCAAGGACGCCAAGGGCGACCTGCGCGGGGGTGCTGAGGTGATCAGCCAGACGGAGCTTGCCTACTACTCAGGAGACGACCCGTTGAACTTGCCCTGGCTCTCAGTTGGAGCCGTAGGCTTCGTCAGCGTGATCAGCCATGTGATGGCTGGCCCGCTGCGTCAGATGCTCGACGCCTACGAGTCCGGTGACGTGGTGCGCGCCCGGCAGCTCAACGCCCAGACCCTTCCGCTGGTTCGCATCATGAGCCAGCTCGGGGGCGTCAGCTTCTCCAAGGCCGCGCTGCGCGTGACCGGTGTGGACGTGGGCGTGCCGCGCCTGCCGCAGATCGCTCCCAGCGCCGCCCAGCTCGAGCTGCTCTCCGCCGAGATGCGTCGCAGCGGCCTGCTCGTCGGCGGTGCCGCATGA
- a CDS encoding ribonuclease J, with amino-acid sequence MSRGGRGRRGGGNGGNQGESNQNQGAQNQGGQNQGGRGQGGNRGGGNQRPDGKPRVDPTERLGLPPKLPRNGLRIVALGGIGEIGRNMTVFEFGGKLLIVDCGVLFPEDAQPGVDLILPDFGPIEDRINDVEAIVLTHGHEDHIGAVPFLLRLRQDIPVIGSRFTLALLSAKCREHRLKPKLVEVTEGERTTNGPFECEYFAVNHSIPDALAVAIRTPAGVVLHTGDIKLDQLPLDGRLTDLAGFSRLGDEGVDLFLVDSTNAEVPGFVTPEREIGGVLDTVIGKANQRVIVASFASHVHRIQQVLEVAHRYNRKVTFVGRSMVRNMEIASELGVLDVPDGLVVSLDQATKLPDDRLVLVSTGSQGEPLSALSRMARGEHRQINIRANDLVVLASSLIPGNENSVFAVVNGLAKRGAKVITQQNAKVHVSGHASAGELLYLYNAVRPTNVMPVHGEWRHLRANAALAKATGVAEDRIMLAEDGVVVDLVDGMAEIVGQVPVGHVYVDGLSVGDVGESTLSDRLVLGEGGFIAISVAIDSTTGRAVSRPELSGRGFSDDPKALESCIEVVESELARQEAEGITDSHRIAQAVRRVVGRWVADTYRRRPMIIPTIIPVATARSAANPQA; translated from the coding sequence ATGAGCCGGGGCGGCCGCGGCCGCCGCGGTGGCGGCAACGGCGGGAACCAGGGCGAGTCCAACCAGAACCAGGGTGCCCAGAACCAGGGCGGCCAGAACCAGGGCGGGCGCGGCCAGGGCGGCAACCGGGGCGGCGGCAACCAGCGTCCCGACGGCAAGCCCCGGGTGGACCCGACCGAGCGCCTGGGCCTGCCGCCCAAGCTGCCGCGCAACGGCCTGCGGATCGTGGCGCTGGGTGGCATCGGCGAGATCGGCCGCAACATGACGGTCTTCGAGTTCGGCGGCAAGCTGCTGATCGTGGACTGCGGCGTGCTGTTCCCCGAGGACGCCCAGCCTGGTGTCGACCTGATCCTGCCGGACTTCGGCCCCATCGAGGACCGGATCAACGACGTCGAGGCCATCGTGCTCACGCACGGCCACGAGGACCACATCGGTGCCGTGCCGTTCCTGCTGCGCCTGCGCCAGGACATCCCCGTCATCGGCTCCCGGTTCACCCTGGCGCTGCTGTCGGCCAAGTGCCGCGAGCACCGGCTCAAGCCCAAGCTGGTCGAGGTCACCGAGGGCGAGCGCACCACCAACGGCCCCTTCGAGTGCGAGTACTTCGCGGTCAACCACTCCATCCCGGACGCGTTGGCCGTGGCCATCCGCACCCCCGCGGGCGTGGTGCTGCACACCGGTGACATCAAGCTGGACCAGCTGCCGCTGGACGGCCGCCTCACCGACCTGGCCGGCTTCTCCCGCCTGGGCGACGAGGGCGTGGACCTGTTCCTGGTGGACTCCACCAACGCCGAGGTCCCCGGCTTCGTCACCCCCGAGCGCGAGATCGGTGGCGTGCTCGACACCGTCATCGGCAAGGCCAACCAGCGGGTGATCGTGGCGTCCTTCGCCAGCCACGTGCACCGCATCCAGCAGGTGCTGGAGGTGGCGCACCGCTACAACCGCAAGGTCACGTTCGTGGGCCGCTCCATGGTGCGCAACATGGAGATCGCCTCCGAGCTGGGCGTGCTGGACGTGCCCGACGGCCTGGTGGTGAGCCTGGACCAGGCGACCAAGCTGCCCGACGACCGCCTGGTGCTGGTCTCCACGGGCTCGCAGGGCGAGCCGCTGTCGGCGCTGTCGCGGATGGCCCGCGGCGAGCACCGCCAGATCAACATCCGCGCCAACGACCTCGTGGTGCTGGCCTCCTCGCTGATCCCCGGCAACGAGAACTCCGTGTTCGCCGTGGTCAACGGCCTGGCCAAGCGTGGCGCCAAGGTGATCACCCAGCAGAACGCCAAGGTGCACGTCTCCGGGCACGCCTCCGCCGGTGAGCTGCTGTACCTCTACAACGCGGTGCGACCCACCAACGTGATGCCGGTGCACGGCGAGTGGCGCCACCTGCGCGCCAACGCCGCGCTGGCCAAGGCCACCGGGGTGGCCGAGGACCGCATCATGCTCGCCGAGGACGGCGTGGTGGTCGACCTGGTGGACGGCATGGCCGAGATCGTCGGCCAGGTTCCGGTGGGTCACGTCTACGTGGACGGCCTGTCGGTCGGCGACGTGGGCGAGTCCACGCTGTCGGACCGCCTGGTGCTGGGGGAGGGCGGCTTCATCGCCATCTCCGTGGCCATCGACTCCACCACCGGACGGGCGGTGAGCCGGCCGGAGCTGTCCGGGCGTGGCTTCTCCGACGACCCCAAGGCGCTGGAGAGCTGCATCGAGGTGGTGGAGTCCGAGCTGGCCCGCCAGGAGGCAGAGGGCATCACCGACAGCCACCGCATCGCCCAGGCGGTGCGCCGCGTGGTGGGCCGCTGGGTGGCGGACACCTACCGTCGCCGGCCGATGATCATCCCGACCATCATCCCGGTGGCCACTGCCCGCTCCGCCGCCAACCCGCAGGCGTAG